One genomic region from Candidatus Xiphinematobacter sp. encodes:
- the rplV gene encoding 50S ribosomal protein L22, whose amino-acid sequence MQVRAVYKYARVSAFKARKVARSVCGLSALEAIDILRLGALSKKAAPLILRTLKSAIANAESNSGNARTNLLVIKEATVGEGPTFKRFRPKARGSAGPIRKRTSHITIVLTDAIKPERDEQGKNSGSIAEKLPEGNRSTSAPKDERRV is encoded by the coding sequence ATGCAGGTGCGAGCAGTATACAAGTATGCGCGGGTCTCAGCCTTCAAGGCACGTAAGGTAGCTCGTTCCGTCTGTGGGCTGTCTGCGCTTGAGGCCATAGACATTCTGCGGCTGGGTGCTCTTTCCAAGAAAGCTGCTCCGTTAATTCTTAGGACCCTGAAGAGCGCGATTGCAAACGCCGAAAGCAACAGTGGTAATGCGCGTACAAACCTTCTTGTGATTAAAGAGGCTACAGTAGGAGAGGGGCCCACCTTCAAGAGGTTTCGGCCAAAGGCGCGCGGTAGCGCCGGTCCAATTCGAAAGCGCACCAGTCATATTACCATTGTTCTGACTGACGCAATTAAGCCGGAACGAGATGAGCAAGGGAAAAATTCTGGTTCGATTGCCGAAAAGTTACCTGAGGGCAATCGGAGTACAAGTGCTCCAAAAGATGAGCGTAGGGTTTGA
- the rpsS gene encoding 30S ribosomal protein S19, translating into MGRSLKKGPFVEWKLLEKIDDLNSSGTRKTIKTWSRKSTITPDFVGHTFGVHNGKIFVPVFVTENMVGHKLGEFSPTRLFKKHGSHTAKATK; encoded by the coding sequence ATGGGTAGATCATTAAAGAAAGGGCCGTTTGTTGAATGGAAGCTTCTTGAAAAGATCGACGATCTGAACAGCAGTGGGACGAGGAAAACTATTAAGACATGGTCCAGAAAGTCCACTATAACCCCTGACTTTGTCGGGCATACCTTCGGCGTCCACAATGGAAAGATCTTTGTTCCGGTATTTGTTACCGAAAATATGGTTGGCCACAAGCTGGGTGAGTTTTCCCCCACCAGGCTTTTTAAGAAACATGGCTCACACACTGCTAAAGCAACCAAATAG
- the rplB gene encoding 50S ribosomal protein L2 — translation MALKTFPPLTPSLRFKVLPKFDEITKVWPEKSLTLPLKKTGGRNNRGRLTSRHRGGGHKKRLRIVDFRRRKLGVEAIVLAIEYDPNRSARIALLEYADKEKAYILAPMALRVGQQVVAGVRGDPAVGNALPLRSIPLGTPIHNIELVPGRGAKLVRSAGVQAFLANREGGAAFVKLASGETRSISEECFATIGRVGNVDHMSVSSGKAGRSRWLGRRPHVRGVAMNPVDHPMGGGQGKSKGGGGRHHPVSPWGQLAKGFKTRRKHKPSGRFIVQEKTRR, via the coding sequence ATGGCTCTAAAAACTTTCCCCCCCCTTACCCCGTCTTTGCGTTTTAAAGTACTTCCCAAATTTGATGAGATTACTAAGGTCTGGCCTGAGAAGTCCCTGACTCTTCCTCTAAAGAAGACTGGCGGTCGTAACAATCGTGGCAGGCTAACCAGCCGTCACCGTGGCGGTGGACACAAAAAGAGGCTTCGAATTGTCGACTTTAGGCGTCGCAAGCTGGGAGTGGAGGCCATTGTACTGGCGATTGAATACGACCCTAACCGTAGCGCCCGCATTGCCCTTCTAGAGTATGCAGATAAGGAAAAAGCTTACATCTTGGCTCCGATGGCTCTTCGAGTGGGGCAGCAGGTGGTGGCAGGAGTCAGAGGAGATCCAGCTGTTGGCAACGCGTTACCTCTTAGATCTATTCCTCTGGGGACTCCCATCCACAATATTGAGTTAGTCCCAGGACGTGGCGCCAAACTCGTACGAAGTGCTGGGGTACAAGCTTTTCTAGCCAATCGGGAGGGAGGAGCTGCGTTCGTCAAACTTGCCTCTGGTGAGACACGAAGCATCAGTGAAGAGTGTTTTGCGACAATCGGACGGGTAGGTAATGTCGACCATATGAGTGTCTCTAGTGGAAAAGCTGGGCGGAGTCGCTGGTTGGGGCGTAGACCGCACGTGCGTGGTGTGGCTATGAATCCAGTAGATCACCCAATGGGAGGAGGGCAAGGTAAGAGCAAAGGTGGAGGAGGGCGTCATCACCCCGTCAGTCCGTGGGGCCAGCTTGCCAAGGGGTTTAAGACAAGGCGCAAGCATAAGCCTTCCGGTCGTTTTATTGTGCAAGAAAAGACAAGACGATAG
- the rplW gene encoding 50S ribosomal protein L23, whose protein sequence is MKEAKNPVRGVLFTEKATLLSGKLNQYTFRVVPSANKIQIRRALERVFSKKVLAINTARCSGKKKRNHRTNKFGRKANWKKAIVTLSGVEKLDFAS, encoded by the coding sequence ATGAAAGAGGCCAAAAACCCAGTTCGTGGCGTGCTTTTTACAGAAAAAGCAACCCTTCTGTCCGGCAAATTGAACCAGTATACCTTTCGCGTTGTACCATCCGCCAACAAAATTCAGATTAGGCGTGCCCTCGAACGGGTTTTTAGCAAAAAGGTGCTAGCCATTAATACGGCGCGTTGTTCTGGGAAGAAAAAACGTAACCATCGAACTAACAAGTTTGGCCGAAAGGCGAACTGGAAAAAGGCCATAGTCACGCTAAGCGGTGTGGAGAAACTTGACTTTGCAAGCTAG
- the rplD gene encoding 50S ribosomal protein L4 — MGAAILTTQEAEEAKVTLVTASAKGMQAVYETVVALRANSRSGSANTKSKGDVSLSGTKSWRQKGTGRARTGYRSSPIWRGGGVVFGPKPRSFLKKIPKRTKRLALRKAFSVRLLEGDVLIVDSFQVAEPKTKQFLALLRESVSQTHAKVLIIDAMFNTITVRAARNVQEALLILAREVHTAHLLSFDKILLTRAALNVIATRLSK, encoded by the coding sequence ATGGGTGCAGCTATACTGACAACGCAGGAAGCTGAGGAAGCAAAGGTCACATTGGTCACCGCCAGTGCGAAGGGCATGCAGGCTGTGTATGAGACGGTAGTTGCTCTTCGCGCAAATTCCCGTAGTGGTAGTGCCAACACTAAATCAAAGGGCGATGTGTCACTGTCTGGTACAAAGTCCTGGCGACAAAAAGGGACAGGACGCGCGAGGACGGGATATAGGTCCTCCCCTATCTGGAGAGGGGGAGGGGTGGTTTTTGGCCCCAAACCACGCAGCTTCTTAAAGAAGATCCCTAAGCGGACCAAGCGCCTCGCCCTACGTAAGGCTTTTAGTGTTCGCCTTCTAGAAGGCGATGTGCTTATTGTGGATTCTTTCCAGGTGGCAGAGCCAAAAACGAAGCAGTTTCTTGCTCTGCTTAGGGAGAGTGTTTCCCAAACGCATGCGAAGGTGCTTATTATTGATGCCATGTTTAATACGATAACTGTAAGGGCAGCACGTAACGTCCAGGAGGCGCTTCTGATTCTTGCCAGGGAAGTTCACACTGCCCACTTGCTGTCCTTTGATAAAATCCTACTTACCAGGGCGGCCCTAAATGTTATTGCTACCAGGCTCTCCAAATGA
- the rplC gene encoding 50S ribosomal protein L3: MTVGLIGKKKGMTRLYDDRGCATPVTVIEAGGNWVLQVKTLEKDGYTAFQVGFDDQKKQRVTQAQLGHFSKSASAPKRTIREFRTNLGEIAPSLGSLPVTHFQVDQFVDIVGQSKGKGFQGVVKRHGFSGQPASHGSMMHRRSGAIGNRSTPGRVWKNIGMPGHMGSKRTTVQNLRVIQVREKDGVILVRGAIPGPIGGYILILPSKKKGGSVRYFSNG, encoded by the coding sequence GTGACTGTTGGACTTATAGGAAAAAAGAAAGGGATGACCCGCTTGTACGACGACAGGGGTTGTGCTACTCCTGTGACTGTCATCGAGGCAGGAGGAAACTGGGTGCTGCAGGTAAAAACCTTGGAGAAGGATGGTTACACTGCTTTTCAAGTAGGCTTTGACGACCAGAAAAAACAACGGGTGACCCAAGCGCAGCTCGGCCATTTTTCTAAGAGTGCTTCTGCACCCAAAAGGACGATTCGAGAATTTCGAACGAATCTGGGGGAAATTGCTCCGTCACTCGGCAGTTTGCCGGTGACCCATTTCCAGGTGGATCAGTTTGTGGACATTGTTGGGCAAAGCAAGGGGAAAGGATTTCAGGGGGTTGTCAAGCGGCATGGTTTTTCCGGACAGCCGGCCAGTCATGGATCCATGATGCATCGTAGGAGTGGTGCTATTGGGAACCGTTCTACTCCAGGTCGAGTGTGGAAGAACATTGGTATGCCCGGCCATATGGGCAGCAAGCGTACTACTGTGCAAAACTTGAGAGTTATCCAGGTGCGAGAGAAAGATGGGGTAATCTTAGTTCGAGGAGCTATACCAGGCCCAATAGGGGGTTATATTCTCATTCTTCCTTCCAAGAAGAAGGGGGGCAGCGTTCGTTATTTTTCCAACGGATAG
- the rpsJ gene encoding 30S ribosomal protein S10 → MKQKIRIRLKGYDFRVLDASAAEIVETARRTGSKVSGPIPLPTEIERFTVNRSPHVDKKSMDQFEIRTHKRLLDIVEPTAKTVDELRKLNLPAGVDINIKI, encoded by the coding sequence ATGAAGCAAAAAATTCGGATCCGTCTCAAAGGGTATGACTTTCGCGTCCTTGATGCCTCTGCTGCAGAGATTGTTGAGACAGCGCGCCGTACAGGCTCCAAGGTTAGTGGACCAATCCCCTTACCAACCGAAATCGAGCGTTTTACTGTCAACCGCTCGCCCCACGTGGATAAAAAATCGATGGACCAATTTGAGATTCGGACACACAAACGCCTTCTAGACATCGTGGAACCAACCGCAAAAACCGTTGACGAACTGCGCAAGCTCAATTTACCAGCTGGCGTGGACATTAACATTAAAATCTAG
- the fusA gene encoding elongation factor G codes for MAHLNLQTRAFPLEHTRNIGIAAHIDAGKTTLTERILFYTGMIHRLGEVHEGTTVTDWMEQERERGITITSAATTCTWDQHKEEGVCKLFEGQKQRINIIDTPGHVDFTAEVERSLRVLDGAVAVFCGVAGVQPQSETVWRQATKYSVPRVAFVNKMDRTGADFDMAVWSMRTKLNANAWPVLIPMGREGELRGQLDVVNRKAVLYLEDNGLGSTYKIVEVPEGWRETSERAYRDLFEQIVDLDDELGMLFLEERAISVRDLKAAIRRQTIANRFVPVVGGSAFKNKGVQCLIDAIVDYLPSPLDIPPVRGQDPDSGSVTLVTADDSSHFCSLAFKLWADPFVGKLVFFRVYSGKLSKGDVVYNPRTKKRERISRLIQIQADKREDIDTCCSGDIAAIVGIRNITTGDTLCDEEYPILLEPPSFPDPVISMAIEPKTKQDQEKMAIALQRLSEEDPTFRVCTNTETGQTIIEGMGELHLEIIRDRMLREFKVGANAGRPQIAYKESVSKSASGEGRLVKQSGGRGQYGHVIIGVRPNDRGKGITIENKVVGGTIPKDFAQAVIKGLHEGLLNGVLGGYPVIDIHIDVVDGSYHEVDSSEVAFKIAAIFAIKDGLKKAAPILLEPIMRVENITPEEFQGDIMGDLNRRRARIVGIDGRGGFGSTINAEVPLAEMFGYATAIRSLSKGRSSYSMQPSHFEQVPQQVLGLILEQQKINGEG; via the coding sequence ATGGCCCACCTTAATTTACAGACCCGTGCGTTTCCGTTAGAACACACACGAAACATCGGCATTGCTGCGCATATTGATGCTGGAAAAACTACCCTCACTGAGCGCATCCTCTTCTACACTGGCATGATTCACAGGCTTGGTGAAGTTCATGAAGGAACCACAGTTACTGATTGGATGGAGCAGGAACGTGAGCGAGGCATTACCATCACCTCAGCGGCTACTACCTGTACATGGGATCAACATAAGGAGGAAGGGGTTTGCAAATTGTTCGAGGGACAAAAGCAGCGCATCAATATCATTGATACTCCGGGTCACGTCGACTTTACAGCAGAAGTGGAACGGTCCCTACGGGTATTAGATGGAGCTGTTGCTGTCTTTTGTGGGGTTGCTGGGGTACAACCGCAGTCCGAGACCGTTTGGAGGCAGGCCACAAAATACAGTGTTCCTAGGGTCGCCTTTGTCAATAAAATGGATCGCACAGGGGCTGACTTTGATATGGCCGTTTGGAGTATGCGTACTAAACTGAACGCTAATGCGTGGCCGGTCTTGATCCCGATGGGAAGGGAAGGTGAGCTGCGCGGCCAGCTTGACGTGGTCAATAGGAAAGCGGTCCTTTACTTAGAGGATAATGGTCTAGGTTCTACATACAAGATTGTTGAGGTCCCAGAGGGATGGCGAGAAACTTCTGAGAGGGCATATCGTGATCTCTTCGAGCAAATAGTGGACCTAGACGACGAGCTCGGCATGCTCTTCCTGGAAGAAAGGGCTATTTCTGTACGAGATCTGAAAGCTGCCATCCGTCGTCAGACTATTGCGAACCGCTTCGTACCTGTGGTGGGAGGGTCTGCCTTCAAAAACAAAGGTGTTCAATGCTTGATTGACGCAATAGTGGACTATCTCCCGAGTCCGCTAGACATTCCGCCCGTGCGAGGCCAAGATCCAGACAGTGGCTCTGTTACGCTGGTAACTGCGGATGATAGCAGCCATTTTTGCTCGCTAGCTTTTAAACTCTGGGCCGATCCCTTCGTGGGAAAGTTAGTGTTTTTCCGCGTCTACTCTGGAAAATTAAGCAAGGGTGACGTTGTGTATAACCCGAGGACCAAAAAGCGTGAGCGTATCAGTCGGCTTATTCAAATTCAGGCAGATAAACGTGAAGACATAGATACCTGTTGTTCCGGGGACATTGCTGCTATTGTCGGTATCAGAAATATTACCACTGGTGACACGCTTTGTGACGAGGAGTATCCTATTTTACTTGAGCCGCCATCTTTTCCTGATCCTGTTATCTCTATGGCTATTGAGCCAAAGACCAAACAAGATCAGGAAAAGATGGCTATCGCTCTCCAGCGTCTTTCGGAAGAAGATCCAACCTTCCGAGTCTGTACTAACACAGAAACGGGCCAGACAATTATTGAGGGGATGGGGGAGTTACATCTCGAGATCATCCGAGATCGGATGCTGCGGGAATTTAAGGTAGGTGCCAATGCAGGCAGACCTCAGATTGCCTATAAGGAAAGCGTTTCCAAGTCAGCCAGCGGGGAGGGTAGGCTCGTCAAACAATCCGGTGGGCGTGGCCAATACGGGCACGTCATCATTGGAGTGCGTCCCAACGATCGCGGCAAGGGTATTACAATTGAAAATAAAGTTGTGGGTGGGACTATCCCGAAGGATTTTGCCCAAGCGGTTATTAAAGGCCTCCATGAGGGTCTGCTCAACGGGGTTTTAGGAGGATATCCGGTCATTGACATACACATTGATGTTGTGGACGGCTCTTATCACGAGGTAGACTCCAGCGAGGTTGCATTCAAGATAGCTGCTATTTTTGCCATTAAGGATGGCCTGAAGAAGGCGGCTCCAATTCTACTCGAGCCTATCATGAGGGTAGAAAACATAACCCCGGAGGAATTTCAAGGGGACATTATGGGGGATCTTAATCGTCGTCGCGCGCGTATTGTAGGTATTGATGGGAGGGGGGGCTTTGGCAGCACCATTAATGCGGAGGTTCCTCTAGCAGAAATGTTTGGGTACGCTACCGCAATCCGTTCACTCTCAAAGGGTCGATCTTCCTACTCTATGCAGCCGTCACACTTTGAACAAGTACCACAACAGGTGCTTGGTCTAATACTAGAGCAGCAGAAAATTAATGGAGAAGGCTGA
- the rpsG gene encoding 30S ribosomal protein S7: MSRRHRVLHKKSKHDARYASPLVARLVNTVMRCGKKSVAECIVYTAIEQSREGSDSVDPLETFNRAVDNVKPRLEVKSRRMGGATYQVPVEVNPNRQVALAIRWIVTLASKRKGLSMVRALAHELKDAAAGQGGAVKRRDDMHKMAQANRAFAHFRW, encoded by the coding sequence ATGTCAAGGAGGCATAGAGTTCTTCATAAGAAGTCCAAGCACGACGCGCGATACGCTAGTCCATTGGTCGCTCGTCTGGTTAACACTGTCATGCGTTGTGGAAAGAAGTCAGTTGCAGAGTGTATTGTTTACACCGCTATTGAGCAATCACGCGAAGGTAGCGATTCCGTTGATCCTTTAGAGACTTTTAACAGGGCAGTTGATAATGTAAAACCCCGTCTAGAGGTAAAATCTCGCCGTATGGGTGGCGCTACTTATCAGGTGCCGGTTGAGGTAAATCCTAATCGGCAGGTTGCTCTTGCTATTCGGTGGATCGTTACGCTTGCAAGCAAGCGGAAGGGCCTTTCGATGGTGCGGGCGCTTGCTCACGAATTAAAGGATGCTGCGGCAGGGCAAGGTGGAGCTGTTAAAAGGCGGGATGACATGCATAAAATGGCCCAGGCCAACCGTGCATTCGCACACTTTCGCTGGTAA
- a CDS encoding 30S ribosomal protein S12 has product MPTTNQLVRSGRSRATVKSKSPALARCPQRRGVCLQVMTRTPKKPNSALRKVAKVRLTNSQEIIAYIPGEGHNLQEHSIVLIRGGRVKDLPGVRYHIVRGALDTLGVEGRRRSRSKYGSKQPKPGAEKETQGGKKR; this is encoded by the coding sequence ATGCCAACAACTAACCAGCTCGTCCGTAGTGGACGAAGTAGAGCCACTGTAAAGTCGAAATCGCCTGCGCTTGCCAGATGTCCTCAGCGCCGTGGAGTCTGTCTCCAAGTTATGACGCGTACGCCGAAGAAGCCGAACTCCGCGCTGCGAAAGGTAGCTAAGGTACGCTTGACCAATAGCCAGGAAATAATTGCGTATATTCCTGGTGAGGGACACAACTTGCAGGAACACTCTATCGTTTTGATACGTGGAGGCCGTGTAAAGGACCTTCCTGGCGTACGTTATCACATTGTGCGCGGCGCACTGGATACCCTTGGGGTAGAGGGTCGTCGCCGCAGCCGCTCAAAGTACGGCTCAAAGCAGCCAAAACCTGGAGCGGAAAAGGAAACTCAGGGAGGCAAGAAAAGGTAG
- the tsaE gene encoding tRNA (adenosine(37)-N6)-threonylcarbamoyltransferase complex ATPase subunit type 1 TsaE, which yields MEREFFTLSEIETQMVGEVFAAGLSTSDVLCLEGPMGAGKTQFVKGLARGLGFFGAVTSPTFPLVHEYYEGDRLSLVHFDFFRLDCEKAVEELGFDDYLHQATLAIEWGDKFHELLPSGTHTVLFRILKSGERHIAFSHIF from the coding sequence ATGGAAAGGGAATTCTTTACTCTATCTGAAATAGAAACTCAAATGGTAGGTGAAGTATTTGCGGCAGGGCTTTCTACCAGCGATGTGCTCTGCCTAGAGGGACCGATGGGAGCTGGGAAAACCCAGTTTGTTAAGGGGTTAGCGCGTGGGCTGGGATTTTTTGGAGCGGTGACAAGCCCGACCTTTCCCTTAGTTCACGAGTATTATGAAGGTGATCGTCTCTCCTTGGTCCACTTTGACTTCTTTCGCCTAGATTGTGAGAAAGCAGTAGAGGAACTGGGATTCGACGATTACCTGCATCAGGCCACACTTGCTATCGAATGGGGAGATAAATTCCATGAACTCTTACCTTCTGGTACACACACTGTCCTGTTCAGGATCTTAAAAAGCGGAGAGCGACATATAGCCTTCTCGCATATATTTTGA
- a CDS encoding glucose-6-phosphate isomerase translates to MSTMSSWTRFQEYFLRYEDSGFSLDISRMGFSEDFLPSMQGRATRALLSMAELEKGNIANQDENRMVGHYWLRDPSLAPTTELCMGITDALEAVLKFSADVHLGAIRGVTGKRFTDVLSIGIGGSALGPQLVSDALGNAQDPLSIHFLDNTDPDGFSRVLTRLSGKLDSTLVVVISKSGSTKEPRNGLLTVQHAFREAGISAFTKHLVAVTETGSTLDSMAGVEGWLRRFPIYSWVGGRTSVMSAGGLVPISLQGLDVTSFLMGARAMDMRTRHSDLRKNAALLLALMWYYARESRGKRDMVILPYKDCLLLLSRYLQQLIMESLGKERDLDGRLVHQGISVYGNKGSTDQHAYVQQLMDGVDNFFVTFIEVRQAAAFQEIEVEPGVTSGDYLQGFFRGTRTALCEKGRDSLTISVNQLNASSLGALIALYERAVGFYGFLTHINAYHQPGVEAGKQVASHILELQKKVLKFLQTNSGPPINAEEIAQHIGGDAEETFHILQHLAANQSANISHFLGQRPSDDRFSWRGLST, encoded by the coding sequence ATGAGCACCATGTCTTCTTGGACTAGATTCCAGGAATACTTCTTACGTTATGAAGATTCAGGTTTTTCCTTGGATATCAGCCGCATGGGCTTCTCGGAGGACTTTTTGCCCAGTATGCAAGGCCGCGCAACGCGGGCTCTTTTGTCTATGGCAGAATTAGAGAAGGGGAATATCGCCAACCAAGACGAGAACCGCATGGTGGGCCATTACTGGCTAAGAGATCCCAGCCTTGCCCCTACTACAGAGTTATGTATGGGTATTACCGACGCCCTGGAGGCTGTCCTGAAATTTTCAGCCGATGTTCACCTAGGAGCTATACGCGGTGTCACCGGAAAAAGGTTTACGGATGTACTTTCTATTGGTATCGGGGGTTCCGCCCTTGGTCCACAACTTGTGTCCGACGCCTTAGGGAATGCACAAGATCCCCTGTCGATCCATTTTTTGGATAACACGGATCCAGACGGTTTTTCGAGAGTACTTACAAGGCTCTCTGGTAAATTGGATTCCACTCTTGTTGTAGTGATCTCAAAATCCGGGAGTACCAAAGAACCAAGAAACGGATTGCTGACAGTCCAACATGCCTTCAGGGAAGCCGGTATTTCTGCTTTTACTAAGCACCTTGTGGCAGTTACTGAAACTGGCAGCACGCTAGATTCCATGGCTGGAGTAGAAGGTTGGCTGAGACGTTTTCCCATATATAGTTGGGTAGGTGGACGTACTTCCGTTATGAGTGCAGGAGGACTAGTCCCCATATCTCTTCAAGGGTTAGATGTTACCTCCTTTCTAATGGGCGCTAGGGCTATGGATATGAGAACACGTCATTCGGATCTGCGAAAAAATGCGGCGCTACTCTTAGCGCTGATGTGGTACTATGCGAGGGAAAGCAGGGGGAAGAGGGACATGGTCATCTTACCTTACAAAGACTGCCTGCTCTTATTAAGTCGGTATCTTCAGCAACTGATCATGGAATCTTTAGGGAAAGAACGAGATCTTGACGGTAGGCTCGTTCACCAAGGTATTTCTGTTTATGGAAATAAAGGTTCTACGGATCAGCATGCCTATGTTCAGCAACTTATGGACGGAGTAGACAATTTTTTTGTCACTTTTATCGAGGTTCGACAAGCAGCTGCTTTCCAAGAGATAGAAGTCGAACCTGGCGTTACTAGTGGCGACTACTTACAAGGTTTTTTTCGGGGAACTCGTACTGCACTCTGCGAAAAGGGACGGGATTCCCTCACGATTAGCGTCAATCAACTCAATGCCTCTTCCCTCGGCGCCCTGATTGCTCTCTATGAGCGCGCAGTGGGCTTCTACGGTTTCTTAACTCACATTAACGCCTACCACCAGCCTGGTGTTGAGGCTGGAAAGCAAGTAGCATCTCACATTCTCGAGTTGCAGAAAAAAGTCCTTAAATTCCTTCAAACCAATTCTGGACCCCCCATAAACGCTGAAGAAATTGCTCAGCACATAGGAGGAGATGCAGAAGAAACTTTTCATATTCTCCAACATCTAGCAGCTAACCAATCTGCAAATATCTCCCACTTTCTGGGTCAACGGCCATCGGATGATCGCTTCTCATGGAGAGGTCTATCTACCTAA
- the leuD gene encoding 3-isopropylmalate dehydratase small subunit encodes MTLRRILTVTGKAVSIPSNDVDTDRIIPARFLKCVTFDGLGRYAFYDERFDEDGTEKPHPLNDPKYKGSSILISGSNFGCGSSREHAPQALYRRGFRAILAESYAEIFFGNAVMLGMPCLSLPVEALRVLTELAANNPPPELVVNIASGRVTAGPLAFHGNLPGYAREAFLQGKWDPIVDLLEGIPLIRKIAAKVSHF; translated from the coding sequence ATGACTCTACGGAGGATCCTCACTGTAACCGGAAAAGCAGTCAGTATCCCTAGCAACGATGTGGATACAGATCGCATCATCCCGGCGCGTTTTTTAAAGTGCGTAACTTTTGATGGATTGGGACGGTACGCATTTTATGATGAAAGATTCGACGAGGATGGCACTGAGAAGCCTCACCCACTTAATGACCCAAAGTATAAGGGTTCTAGCATTCTCATTAGTGGTTCCAACTTTGGTTGTGGGAGCTCTAGGGAGCATGCCCCGCAGGCCCTCTACCGTCGTGGGTTTCGGGCGATTTTAGCAGAGAGTTACGCAGAAATTTTCTTTGGTAATGCGGTCATGTTGGGTATGCCATGCCTCTCCTTGCCGGTAGAAGCGCTTAGAGTACTGACTGAGCTTGCAGCGAACAATCCACCACCTGAACTTGTTGTTAACATCGCTTCTGGTAGGGTGACTGCAGGGCCTCTGGCTTTTCATGGGAACCTTCCTGGGTATGCACGGGAGGCCTTCCTCCAAGGCAAGTGGGATCCTATTGTTGATCTTCTAGAAGGTATTCCGCTGATCCGAAAGATTGCCGCAAAGGTCAGCCATTTTTAG